In one Carassius carassius chromosome 48, fCarCar2.1, whole genome shotgun sequence genomic region, the following are encoded:
- the LOC132131911 gene encoding aryl hydrocarbon receptor-like: MSGGIGIYAVKKRKKPVQKIPKPPPPDGVKSNPSKRHRDRLNSELDKLTSLLPFSEDVRARLDKLSVLRLSVGYLKVKSFFNAKIKKTGGNGWLIDRSGTFGGNGQSTASLDGVSFSEGELLLQALSGFVLVVTAEGYVFYASPTIQDYLGFHQSDVVHQSVFELIHTDDRAMFRRQLHFALNPTSCDGGKGSDAIQNSTDITRDLVNYNPQHIPPENSAFLERSFCCRFRCLLDNSSGFLALNFQGRLKYLHGQNKLAEDGTLAHPQLALFVIATPLQPPSILEIRSKTLLFQTKHKLDFTPLGIDTRGKVVLGYSEIELCMRGSGYQFIHAADMMYCADNHIRMIKTGESGLTVFRLLSKEGIWIWVQANARLVYKGGRPDFIIARQRALTNEEGEEHLRQRKLQLPFNCATGEGVLYETEPTLDIADIQNQSKGQKMHKPPSLDPDSLLGCMLNQEPSVYDPNNGPNSQFTLDKAFRDSHALLSVPGNTWQPSAPSTVAEVKEEGVVKDMMETLQQIIGDSSICGLQGFDVNDSVLKEWENAISRFHYNNDTELNEIITNDILSFVEDALFKENGVQLPEHLKSQGPFVEAPECLPEMELQNNLAANQEFICQADMLDGSPGRGGFIGMNFQDGLDASSPGNGMLTHMGQQMLLGETFVQSFGLEQTTQKMPSNNNIMFDPSLALQSQQLTQVGLGLQGAMQENGLIPCGQTTLQSGNQTHHNAMTLPLQSPLLQGTSAQPLGFHSQNPLPQQPSINQNPQWVSDNLLNSCARNVSGVQDAGLHSGPTTQLQGQFSLHTQNTANTGLPGWQQSQPTPQQVSKPFSSGQQNMTGFNGEVTDLIAELLPHTNTQGFGSGFLPQTTANSIYPQQGEIINNSLHQSTNSCMFTSTPQPSVNGMHYGSAAPVSSVPSCQRVKGLINQSPTQASCYYQRGPSESVVGSSVIPQEDTNISPMACQIPFGLTPENVLAKQYLSCNSQTQVANHPLEEKGTFHFPSLANGNPFFAKNNQNNCCDY; this comes from the exons cAAAAATCAAAAAGACAGGAGGAAATGGATGGCTAATTGACCGGTCAGGGACATTTGGAGGAAACGGACAGTCAACGGCCAGTCTGGATGGAGTCAGTTTCTCAGAAGGGGAACTGCTGTTGCAG GCCCTCAGTGGCTTTGTGCTGGTGGTCACCGCTGAAGGTTATGTGTTTTATGCATCTCCAACTATACAGGACTACTTGGGCTTCCATCAG TCGGATGTGGTCCATCAGAGTGTATTCGAGCTCATCCATACAGACGATAGAGCAATGTTTCGAAGGCAACTACACTTCGCTCTCAATCCCACTTCGTGCGATGGCGGCAAAGGATCTGATG CCATTCAAAACAGCACTGACATCACCAGAGACTTGGTAAACTACAACCCTCAACACATCCCTCCAGAAAACTCAGCCTTCTTGGAACGAAGTTTCTGTTGCCGATTCCGGTGCCTCCTTGACAACTCATCAGGCTTCCTG GCCCTGAACTTCCAGGGGAGGCTGAAATATCTCCATGGACAAAACAAGTTGGCAGAAGATGGGACCTTGGCCCACCCTCAACTGGCTCTTTTTGTCATAGCCACACCCCTCCAGCCACCCTCTATCCTAGAGATCAGGAGCAAGACTCTTCTTTTCCAAACCAAACACAAGCTGGACTTTACACCTCTGGGTATTGACACAAG AGGAAAGGTGGTTCTTGGCTACAGTGAGATTGAGCTGTGTATGAGAGGCTCTGGCTATCAGTTCATTCATGCTGCTGACATGATGTACTGTGCTGACAACCATATAAGAA tgatAAAGACTGGAGAGAGTGGTTTAACGGTCTTCAGACTTCTCTCGAAAGAAGGAATATGGATCTGGGTGCAGGCTAATGCTAGGCTTGTTTATAAAGGAGGAAGACCAGACTTCATCATTGCTCGACAGAGAGCACTAAC TAATGAAGAGGGTGAGGAGCACCTCCGTCAAAGAAAGCTGCAGCTACCCTTTAACTGCGCCACTGGTGAGGGCGTCTTGTATGAGACTGAACCTACACTGGACATCGCTGACATTCAAAATCAGAGCAAAGGCCAGAAGATGCACAAACCTCCATCTCTGGACCCAGATTCTCTTCTCGGCTGCATGCTGAATCAAGAACCTTCTGTCTACGACCCAAACAATGGGCCCAATTCCCAGTTTACTCTTGACAAGGCTTTCAGGGATAGCCACGCCCTGCTCAGTGTCCCTGGGAACACCTGGCAGCCATCAGCCCCAAGCACTGTGGCTGAGGTAAAAGAGGAAGGTGTGGTAAAGGACATGATGGAAACCTTGCAACAGATTATTGGGGACAGCAGTATCTGCGGCCTTCAGGGATTTGATGTGAATGACTCTGTCCTGAAGGAGTGGGAGAATGCTATAAGCAGGTTCCACTACAACAACGATACGGAATTAAATGAAATCATCACCAATGACATCCTCTCTTTTGTTGAGGATGCACTTTTTAAGGAAAATGGCGTTCAGTTGCCTGAACACCTCAAGAGCCAGGGACCATTTGTTGAGGCGCCTGAGTGTCTTCCAGAGATGGAGTTACAGAATAATTTAGCTGCTAACCAGGAATTCATCTGCCAGGCAGATATGCTTGATGGATCCCCAGGTCGGGGTGGCTTCATCGGAATGAACTTCCAAGATGGATTGGATGCCAGTAGCCCTGGAAATGGGATGCTCACCCATATGGGGCAACAGATGCTACTTGGTGAAACATTTGTCCAGTCATTTGGACTGGAACAGACAACCCAGAAGATGCCCAGCAATAATAACATTATGTTTGATCCTTCTCTTGCCCTGCAGAGTCAACAGCTGACCCAAGTTGGGCTTGGTCTGCAAGGTGCTATGCAAGAGAACGGATTGATTCCATGTGGCCAGACAACCCTTCAGAGCGGAAACCAGACCCATCATAACGCAATGACTCTCCCTCTTCAAAGTCCTCTATTGCAGGGCACTTCTGCCCAGCCATTGGGCTTCCACAGCCAAAATCCCCTTCCTCAACAACCATCAATCAATCAGAACCCTCAGTGGGTGTCCGATAACCTGCTGAACTCTTGCGCCCGTAACGTTTCAGGTGTACAAGATGCAGGACTGCACTCTGGCCCAACTACCCAACTACAAGGACAGTTTTCTCTGCACACTCAGAACACTGCCAATACTGGACTGCCTGGCTGGCAGCAATCCCAGCCTACCCCTCAACAGGTCTCCAAACCGTTTTCCAGTGGGCAACAGAATATGACGGGTTTCAATGGTGAAGTGACAGACTTGATTGCAGAACTGCtgccgcacacaaacacacaaggatTTGGGTCTGGTTTCCTGCCCCAAACAACTGCAAATAGCATCTATCCTCAGCAAGGAGAGATCATCAACAACAGCCTTCATCAGAGCACCAACAGCTGCATGTTCACAAGCACTCCTCAACCCTCGGTGAATGGGATGCATTATGGTTCTGCAGCTCCGGTATCTTCAGTGCCATCCTGCCAGAGGGTTAAAGGACTGATTAACCAGAGTCCTACACAAGCTTCCTGCTACTACCAAAGAGGTCCTAGCGAGTCAGTCGTGGGCTCGTCGGTTATCCCACAAGAGGACACCAACATCAGCCCCATGGCCTGTCAAATCCCATTTGGGTTAACGCCAGAAAACGTACTTGCTAAGCAGTATCTCTCATGCAACAGCCAGACACAG GTCGCAAACCATCCTCTTGAGGAGAAAGGAACATTCCATTTTCCCTCGCTGGCCAATGGGAATCCCTTCTTTGCCAAGAACAACCAAAACAACTGCTGTGACTATTAG